Proteins found in one Brevibacillus brevis genomic segment:
- a CDS encoding SepM family pheromone-processing serine protease, with protein MSEEQLYANRRRSTGTRGFSWILALVFVLLGISFFVPTNYYVSRPGSAIELGPMIQVEGGKKDETGSFMLTTVRMGEANLPWYWYAKMTQDVELLPKELVVSKGEDSEDFIRREQAVMDNSQKIAEAVAFRLAGFEVKIEKQGVWVMGTLEGFPAHKALQIGDVITYVDGVRTSEAKDLLTALSAKKAGDQVEITYTRDGQEAKTMLTLEPLPESKSVGIGVRPDNKQEIIIPKEVTIASQGIGGPSAGLMMTLEIYDQLNTKTDLTKGYKIAGTGTISLDGKVGRIGGINQKVIAADKAGAEIFFAPQDTPDTTSNYEEALATAKRIGTSMKVVPVKTVEEAITYLNGQKPKST; from the coding sequence ATGAGTGAGGAACAGCTTTATGCCAACAGACGCAGATCTACAGGAACCAGAGGCTTTAGCTGGATACTTGCCTTGGTCTTTGTCTTGTTGGGCATTTCCTTTTTTGTACCGACGAATTATTACGTGAGTCGTCCAGGGTCAGCGATTGAGTTGGGGCCGATGATTCAAGTGGAAGGCGGCAAGAAAGACGAGACCGGCTCCTTCATGCTCACGACGGTACGAATGGGCGAAGCGAATTTGCCGTGGTATTGGTATGCAAAAATGACGCAGGATGTTGAGCTATTGCCCAAGGAGTTGGTTGTCAGCAAGGGAGAAGACAGCGAAGATTTTATCCGTCGAGAACAAGCGGTCATGGACAATTCACAAAAAATTGCGGAGGCAGTCGCATTCCGTCTTGCCGGCTTCGAAGTGAAAATCGAGAAGCAGGGTGTGTGGGTGATGGGTACCTTGGAAGGGTTTCCTGCCCATAAAGCATTGCAAATCGGAGATGTCATTACGTATGTAGACGGGGTTCGCACATCTGAGGCAAAAGATTTGCTGACAGCCCTCTCTGCAAAAAAAGCAGGCGACCAAGTCGAGATTACGTACACAAGAGATGGACAAGAGGCCAAAACGATGTTAACCTTGGAACCACTGCCTGAGTCCAAGTCAGTTGGAATTGGTGTACGCCCTGACAACAAACAGGAAATCATCATTCCAAAAGAAGTTACCATTGCCTCTCAAGGGATTGGTGGTCCTTCTGCTGGGTTAATGATGACCCTGGAGATTTATGACCAGTTAAATACGAAGACGGATTTGACAAAAGGCTATAAAATTGCAGGAACAGGCACGATTTCGTTAGACGGAAAAGTAGGCAGGATCGGTGGCATTAATCAAAAGGTAATCGCAGCGGACAAAGCGGGCGCAGAGATCTTCTTTGCTCCACAGGATACGCCAGATACGACCTCCAATTACGAGGAGGCGTTAGCGACTGCCAAGCGGATTGGAACTTCAATGAAAGTGGTTCCGGTCAAGACGGTGGAAGAAGCGATTACGTACTTGAATGGACAAAAACCGAAATCTACCTGA
- a CDS encoding patatin-like phospholipase family protein, with protein MQTRRKPIVGVALGSGGARGFAHIGVLNALETHGIQIDMLAGSSMGSLIGAVYANGIEPHMMGKLALNLKRKHWLDLTVPSMGFVTGEKIKQLIRLLTHGKRLEELNKPLAIVATDIESGERVVFREGPIDQAVRASISIPGIFVPEKVGGRLLVDGGVIDRVPVTVLREMGADIVIAVDVAQFDTRMEVKSIFDVIAQTIDVMEREILRHRIIAADIVIRPDVGHYSSIAYTGVEQIIELGERAGTEHIERIQELIANWEAQE; from the coding sequence ATGCAGACAAGACGTAAACCAATCGTGGGTGTAGCCCTGGGTTCAGGAGGCGCTCGCGGTTTTGCGCATATTGGTGTATTGAATGCGCTAGAAACACATGGTATTCAGATTGACATGCTCGCTGGCTCCAGTATGGGCAGTTTGATTGGAGCTGTCTATGCCAACGGAATTGAACCGCACATGATGGGAAAGCTTGCCTTGAATTTAAAACGCAAGCATTGGCTCGATTTGACCGTACCCAGCATGGGCTTTGTTACGGGGGAAAAGATCAAACAATTGATTCGTCTGTTAACGCACGGAAAGCGCTTGGAAGAGCTGAACAAGCCGCTTGCCATTGTAGCGACGGATATTGAATCAGGGGAGCGCGTCGTATTTCGTGAAGGACCGATTGATCAAGCGGTGAGGGCGAGCATATCCATTCCAGGCATCTTCGTCCCTGAAAAAGTAGGGGGGCGGCTGTTGGTCGACGGAGGAGTAATTGATCGCGTGCCGGTGACGGTGCTGCGTGAAATGGGTGCCGATATCGTGATTGCGGTAGATGTCGCCCAATTCGACACTCGGATGGAAGTCAAAAGTATTTTTGATGTGATCGCCCAAACGATTGATGTCATGGAAAGGGAAATTCTGCGACATCGAATCATTGCGGCAGACATCGTAATCAGGCCTGATGTTGGACACTATAGCAGTATCGCGTACACGGGTGTCGAACAAATTATCGAGCTAGGCGAACGTGCGGGTACTGAACATATCGAACGCATACAGGAACTAATTGCAAATTGGGAGGCACAAGAATGA
- the ylbJ gene encoding sporulation integral membrane protein YlbJ, translated as MSRHSPVLTLLLAISTVFIVISLIAYSQISFEAAVRGLKIWWEVVFPSTLPFIVLSEVLMGLGVVHFVGVLLEPFMRPLFNVPGTGGFVLAMGFSSGYPVAAKLTTRLRLQGNVTKAEGERLVSFTTTGDPLFVMGAVAIGFFHSEQMGIILALTHYLSAVLMGVVYRFHAPFAITSAPLEKNSLPLPLRALQAMHRARVRDGRPFGKLMGEAVQSALNTLLMIGGFIIVFSVLIQLFSTIHLTQIISTLLSIFLGPFGFPPAFSQAIVAGLFEVTLGAQAASIVPDEVSLVWKAAIASAILSWGGLSVHAQVASILSETDIRVAPYLIARSLHALLAAILTFVFWGPLATVSSWFVEQAVPVFVHAKPEVPATSWWETLLLSGGLAIGVGAILLCTSLALSRMNRSKT; from the coding sequence ATGTCACGCCACTCACCCGTACTTACATTGTTGCTCGCCATTTCGACAGTTTTCATTGTTATTTCGTTGATCGCATACTCACAGATTTCTTTTGAAGCTGCCGTACGCGGTCTGAAAATATGGTGGGAGGTAGTTTTTCCCTCTACTCTTCCCTTTATTGTGCTGTCTGAGGTGTTGATGGGTCTGGGCGTCGTTCATTTCGTCGGCGTGTTACTGGAGCCATTCATGCGCCCACTGTTTAACGTTCCGGGAACTGGCGGGTTCGTGCTGGCAATGGGCTTCTCGTCCGGCTATCCGGTAGCAGCAAAGCTGACAACACGCCTGCGTCTGCAAGGCAATGTGACGAAGGCTGAGGGTGAACGACTCGTCTCTTTTACAACGACGGGAGACCCTTTATTCGTCATGGGAGCAGTGGCAATCGGCTTTTTCCACAGTGAGCAAATGGGCATCATTCTAGCTCTAACTCATTATTTGTCAGCTGTACTCATGGGTGTGGTCTATCGTTTTCATGCGCCTTTTGCCATAACTTCAGCCCCATTGGAGAAAAATTCATTGCCTCTTCCTTTACGCGCCTTGCAAGCGATGCATCGGGCACGTGTCCGTGATGGACGTCCGTTCGGAAAATTAATGGGAGAAGCAGTTCAATCCGCTCTGAATACCTTGCTGATGATCGGTGGTTTCATCATTGTTTTTTCGGTATTAATCCAACTTTTCTCCACGATTCATCTGACACAAATCATCAGTACGCTTCTCTCGATTTTTCTCGGTCCCTTTGGTTTTCCGCCAGCCTTTTCCCAAGCAATTGTGGCAGGATTGTTCGAAGTAACCCTCGGCGCACAGGCAGCGAGCATTGTCCCTGATGAAGTTTCCTTGGTCTGGAAAGCAGCCATTGCCAGTGCGATATTGTCTTGGGGCGGTTTGAGTGTTCACGCGCAGGTCGCAAGTATCTTGAGTGAAACGGATATTCGTGTCGCCCCTTACTTGATTGCCAGATCCCTGCATGCTTTGCTAGCTGCGATTTTGACCTTCGTCTTTTGGGGGCCACTTGCCACAGTCAGCTCCTGGTTCGTGGAGCAAGCCGTCCCTGTATTTGTGCATGCGAAACCTGAGGTCCCTGCGACGAGTTGGTGGGAGACCTTGCTATTATCAGGGGGACTCGCCATAGGCGTTGGTGCAATTCTTTTGTGTACCAGCCTGGCTCTTTCGCGCATGAACCGCAGTAAGACGTGA
- the coaD gene encoding pantetheine-phosphate adenylyltransferase, which yields MAIAVCSGSFDPVTYGHLDIIARGANVFDKVIVAVLINSKKNSLFSVEERVELLRQATADMKNVEVDSFDGLLIDYMNKKGAQVIIRGLRAVSDFEYEMQVASINKKLDENIETFFMMTNNQYSYLSSSIVKEVAKYKASVADLVPPIVEEALKRKMAE from the coding sequence ATGGCAATCGCCGTATGTTCAGGAAGCTTCGACCCTGTTACTTATGGGCATCTCGACATTATTGCGCGGGGTGCCAACGTTTTTGATAAGGTCATTGTCGCCGTCTTGATCAATTCAAAGAAAAACTCATTATTCAGCGTAGAAGAGCGTGTCGAATTGCTTCGTCAGGCAACGGCTGACATGAAAAATGTAGAAGTGGACTCATTTGACGGCTTATTAATTGACTATATGAACAAAAAGGGCGCACAGGTGATCATTCGTGGCCTTCGTGCTGTTTCTGATTTTGAATATGAGATGCAAGTCGCCTCGATTAATAAAAAGCTCGATGAAAATATCGAAACGTTTTTCATGATGACGAACAATCAATATTCGTACTTGAGTTCAAGTATTGTGAAGGAAGTTGCGAAATACAAGGCGAGTGTCGCAGATTTGGTGCCGCCAATCGTAGAAGAGGCACTGAAGCGAAAAATGGCCGAGTAG
- the rsmD gene encoding 16S rRNA (guanine(966)-N(2))-methyltransferase RsmD, with the protein MRVIAGEHRGRRLAAVPGKGTRPTTDKVKESIFNMIGPYFDGGWALDLYAGTGGLGIEALSRGVDRAVFVERDPKAFAVVKQNVSTCRLDDYAELYRMDAERAIRTLSTRHQKFDLVFLDPPYAQQKIVEEIAMLQELGMLADGAWIVAEHDIADSFPDAIGHCVKDRAAKYGDTAITVYYYDLEPQA; encoded by the coding sequence ATGCGAGTCATCGCTGGAGAACACAGAGGAAGACGGTTGGCAGCAGTTCCGGGCAAAGGAACCAGACCGACAACCGATAAAGTCAAAGAATCGATTTTTAATATGATTGGCCCCTATTTCGATGGTGGTTGGGCATTGGACCTATACGCAGGAACAGGTGGTCTCGGGATCGAGGCATTGAGTAGGGGAGTGGATCGAGCTGTTTTTGTGGAGCGAGATCCGAAAGCGTTTGCCGTGGTAAAACAAAACGTCAGCACTTGCAGGCTGGACGATTATGCCGAGCTATATCGCATGGATGCGGAGCGCGCCATTCGCACGCTGAGTACCCGCCATCAAAAATTTGATCTTGTCTTTTTGGACCCGCCATACGCCCAGCAAAAGATTGTTGAAGAAATTGCGATGTTACAAGAGCTGGGAATGTTGGCGGACGGAGCTTGGATCGTGGCTGAGCATGATATCGCAGACTCCTTTCCGGATGCGATTGGTCATTGTGTGAAGGATCGAGCAGCGAAGTATGGGGATACGGCCATTACCGTTTATTATTACGATTTGGAACCACAAGCCTAA
- a CDS encoding Ku protein, whose product MHTVWKGSISFGLVNIPVRMFTATEERDIRFRQLHKECNTPIKYTKMCPHCQREVDTNEIVRGFEYEKGHFVMIDDDDLEAITPETRRAIEIIDFVDLSEIDPVYFHKSYFLSPQDTGEKAYALLRSAMEQTGKIGVAQVTMRNRQSLAVIRLYEHCIMLETIFYPDEVRPVNQVPALPEANVTLAENELKMATELISNMTLPFDPAKYTDEYRSDLQKLIEKKLEGQEIATAPTVARTNVIDLMQALKESLESTAGQAAVPIKIEPEPTPSKPARKRTTAASSSEKEQASKKPTAADPQKTTTTSTTKTLRKKKATSG is encoded by the coding sequence ATGCATACGGTGTGGAAGGGTTCAATCAGCTTCGGCCTCGTCAATATACCTGTTCGCATGTTTACTGCAACGGAAGAGCGCGATATTCGCTTTCGCCAACTGCATAAAGAGTGCAATACCCCGATCAAGTACACGAAAATGTGCCCACACTGCCAGCGCGAGGTCGATACGAATGAAATCGTCCGTGGCTTCGAATACGAAAAAGGACATTTTGTCATGATCGACGATGATGATCTGGAAGCCATTACGCCAGAAACACGCAGAGCCATTGAAATTATCGACTTCGTAGACTTGTCGGAGATTGATCCTGTTTATTTTCACAAGAGCTATTTCCTATCTCCACAAGACACCGGCGAAAAAGCATACGCCTTGCTGCGATCGGCTATGGAACAAACAGGAAAGATCGGCGTTGCACAGGTAACGATGCGCAATCGGCAAAGCCTGGCCGTTATCCGACTGTATGAACATTGCATCATGCTGGAGACGATCTTCTATCCGGATGAGGTACGCCCCGTCAATCAAGTGCCCGCCTTGCCTGAGGCCAATGTAACGTTGGCCGAAAACGAACTGAAAATGGCAACTGAGCTCATTAGCAATATGACGCTCCCTTTTGATCCGGCAAAATATACGGATGAATATCGATCCGACCTGCAAAAACTGATTGAGAAAAAATTGGAGGGTCAGGAAATCGCCACTGCACCTACTGTGGCAAGAACCAATGTTATTGATCTCATGCAAGCCCTAAAAGAAAGCTTGGAGTCTACAGCCGGTCAAGCCGCAGTACCCATCAAAATCGAGCCGGAACCGACTCCTTCAAAGCCTGCGCGAAAACGCACCACTGCTGCCTCCTCGTCCGAAAAAGAGCAAGCATCAAAAAAGCCGACCGCAGCCGATCCCCAAAAAACTACGACTACTTCTACAACCAAAACACTGCGCAAAAAGAAGGCTACCTCTGGTTAG
- a CDS encoding cation diffusion facilitator family transporter gives MDVYSDLKQGERGAWVSIFAYIFCSVLKIGVAYVTASEALMADGLNNSTDVVASIAVLIGLRIARKPPDKDHPYGHFRAETISALVASFIMLFVGVQVITNAVPSLFDPQHSAPDLLAGWTALATAVIMLFVYRYNKKLAIKTNSQALDAAAADNRSDAFVSIGTFIGVAGAQFQLHWLDPLAAFVVGLIILKTAWDIFREATHRLTDGFDESELADLRATISSISGVKDISDIKARYHGSSVLVDVVIHVDPGLNVVESHTITEKIEEQMRKIHRINAVHIHIEPCRKMAPS, from the coding sequence ATGGATGTTTATTCGGATCTAAAACAAGGAGAACGTGGAGCGTGGGTGAGTATTTTCGCCTACATTTTCTGCTCTGTATTAAAAATAGGAGTTGCGTATGTCACAGCGTCGGAAGCTTTAATGGCCGACGGTCTTAACAACTCAACAGATGTGGTCGCATCAATTGCTGTTTTGATTGGGCTGCGTATTGCAAGGAAACCACCTGACAAAGATCACCCGTATGGCCATTTCCGGGCAGAGACGATTTCAGCACTTGTCGCATCATTTATTATGCTATTTGTCGGAGTTCAGGTCATTACGAATGCTGTACCATCCTTGTTTGATCCACAACATTCGGCTCCTGACCTGTTAGCAGGGTGGACAGCACTTGCAACTGCCGTTATTATGCTTTTCGTCTATCGCTACAATAAAAAGCTCGCCATCAAAACAAACAGCCAAGCACTGGATGCAGCGGCCGCTGACAACCGTTCAGATGCATTCGTCAGTATCGGGACGTTTATCGGGGTAGCTGGCGCACAGTTTCAATTGCATTGGCTCGATCCATTAGCTGCTTTTGTTGTTGGTCTCATCATCTTGAAGACTGCGTGGGACATTTTCAGAGAAGCAACCCACCGTTTAACAGATGGCTTCGACGAAAGCGAGCTTGCGGACCTGCGGGCAACGATTTCCTCGATTTCAGGAGTAAAGGATATCAGTGACATCAAAGCCCGCTACCATGGAAGCAGCGTGCTGGTTGATGTTGTGATCCATGTAGATCCAGGGCTGAATGTGGTGGAGAGCCACACCATCACCGAAAAAATTGAAGAACAGATGCGCAAGATTCACCGCATTAACGCCGTTCATATCCATATTGAACCGTGCAGGAAGATGGCGCCTAGTTAG
- the thiC gene encoding phosphomethylpyrimidine synthase ThiC, which produces MSLVSSFPGSRKVYETGSRADIRVPMREISLHPTEGLSGSTPNPPIRVYDTSGEYTASGYVPDIQAGLPSIRHQWIDERNDVETYVGREPQLVDDGIRNEEKAVTLPTFPREGYKPKRAKPGKNVTQLHYARKNIITPEMEYVAIREGVSPEFVRAEIAAGRAILPSNINHPESEPMIIGRNFHVKINANIGTSAVSSSMEEEVEKMIWSVRWGADTIMDLSTGKHIHTTREWIIRNSPVPVGTVPIYQALEKVNGKAEDLTWEVYRDTLIEQAEQGVDYFTIHAGVLLRYIPMTANRVTGIVSRGGSILAAWCLAHHEENFLYTHFAEICEILKAYDICVSLGDGLRPGSIADANDEAQFAELETLGELTKIAWEHDVQVMIEGPGHVPMHLIRENMDKQLSICHEAPFYTLGPLTTDIAPGYDHITSAIGAAMIGWFGTAMLCYVTPKEHLGLPNKEDVRNGLIAYKIAAHAADLAKGHPRAKQRDDALSKARFDFRWNDQFNLSLDPERAREYHDETLPAEAAKSAHFCSMCGPKFCSMKISHDIRHIANEQGGAQDPAILAGMQEKSREFREQGSRLYQS; this is translated from the coding sequence ATGTCATTGGTGTCATCTTTTCCAGGTAGTCGCAAAGTATACGAGACAGGTAGTCGTGCGGACATCCGTGTCCCGATGCGCGAGATTTCTCTTCATCCTACCGAAGGATTGTCCGGCTCCACACCCAATCCTCCCATTCGCGTGTATGATACGAGTGGCGAGTATACTGCATCCGGTTATGTCCCTGACATTCAAGCAGGACTCCCCTCCATTCGCCACCAATGGATTGATGAGCGAAATGATGTGGAAACGTATGTCGGTCGCGAACCACAACTAGTCGACGACGGCATCCGAAACGAAGAGAAGGCTGTCACCCTCCCCACTTTCCCTCGAGAGGGCTACAAACCAAAACGGGCAAAGCCAGGCAAAAATGTTACCCAGCTTCATTATGCCCGAAAAAATATCATCACACCGGAAATGGAATACGTTGCCATTCGCGAGGGGGTCTCTCCTGAATTTGTACGGGCAGAAATCGCCGCTGGACGTGCGATCCTCCCTTCTAACATCAATCATCCTGAGAGCGAGCCGATGATCATTGGCCGCAACTTTCATGTCAAAATCAATGCCAACATCGGAACATCAGCCGTCAGCTCTTCCATGGAAGAAGAGGTCGAAAAAATGATTTGGTCTGTCCGTTGGGGTGCCGACACCATTATGGACCTCTCGACGGGAAAACATATACACACCACGCGGGAGTGGATTATCCGCAACAGTCCCGTTCCAGTTGGTACTGTCCCGATTTATCAAGCACTTGAAAAAGTAAATGGGAAAGCCGAGGATTTGACATGGGAGGTTTACCGAGACACCTTGATTGAGCAAGCGGAGCAAGGCGTCGATTACTTCACGATTCATGCTGGTGTTCTTTTGCGCTACATCCCCATGACAGCTAACCGCGTTACCGGTATCGTCTCTCGCGGCGGATCGATTTTGGCGGCATGGTGCCTGGCCCATCACGAGGAAAACTTTCTGTATACGCATTTCGCTGAAATTTGCGAAATTCTGAAGGCCTATGACATTTGTGTATCCCTTGGAGATGGACTACGTCCTGGCTCTATCGCGGATGCGAATGACGAGGCACAGTTCGCGGAGCTTGAAACATTGGGGGAACTCACAAAAATTGCGTGGGAACACGACGTACAAGTCATGATAGAAGGCCCCGGTCACGTCCCCATGCATCTCATTCGCGAAAATATGGATAAACAGCTATCCATTTGCCATGAGGCTCCTTTTTACACACTCGGGCCGCTCACGACAGACATTGCCCCCGGCTATGATCACATTACTTCAGCGATTGGCGCTGCCATGATTGGATGGTTCGGAACAGCGATGCTCTGCTACGTAACGCCCAAGGAACATCTCGGCCTTCCGAATAAAGAGGATGTCCGCAACGGTTTAATCGCATACAAAATCGCTGCGCATGCCGCTGATCTCGCAAAAGGACATCCGCGGGCAAAACAGCGAGACGATGCCTTATCCAAAGCTCGTTTTGATTTTCGCTGGAACGATCAATTCAATTTGTCGCTGGACCCGGAGCGCGCCCGCGAATATCACGATGAAACGTTGCCAGCAGAAGCCGCCAAATCTGCCCATTTTTGTTCCATGTGCGGTCCTAAATTTTGCAGCATGAAAATATCGCACGACATTCGTCACATCGCCAATGAACAAGGGGGTGCGCAAGATCCCGCCATTCTTGCAGGGATGCAGGAAAAATCGCGTGAGTTCCGCGAACAGGGAAGCCGTTTGTATCAGTCGTAA
- a CDS encoding DUF1904 family protein: MPFLRFKGFAKQDIEPISQILIEEFSKIAEVAQEKVKLELLQVEQLTNSPLSVEIMMFPREQKQHDAIANAVHGILKKQGFLQVHIFFILLSPTLYYKEGLPLQVGMAK; encoded by the coding sequence TTGCCGTTTCTTCGGTTTAAAGGCTTTGCGAAGCAAGACATAGAGCCCATTTCTCAGATTCTTATAGAAGAGTTTTCCAAAATTGCTGAGGTAGCTCAAGAAAAGGTGAAATTGGAGCTGCTTCAGGTAGAGCAACTAACGAACAGTCCTTTGTCTGTAGAGATCATGATGTTTCCCCGTGAACAAAAGCAACATGATGCGATTGCAAACGCCGTCCACGGCATTTTGAAGAAGCAAGGCTTTTTGCAAGTCCATATTTTCTTCATCCTGTTATCGCCCACTCTCTATTATAAAGAAGGACTTCCGTTGCAAGTCGGAATGGCGAAATAA
- a CDS encoding IS1182 family transposase (programmed frameshift) — translation MHYEFVCLDELVPEDHLLRVIQKHIDFSFIREKVRQYYCEDNGRPSIDPIVLFKMIFIGYLYGIRSERQLEKEIQTNIAYRWFLGLSLTDRVPDHTTISWNRRTRFKNTNVFQEIFDEIVRLAIQHRMVAGRVLISDSTHLKANANKRKFKKHVIEKTSRAYLKDLEAAINEDREVHGKKGLKPREGVKEEKEIKVSTTDPESGYMVRDSKPEGFFYLDHRTVDHKYNIITDVHVTAGNVHDSVPYIDRLNLQIEKFGFKDTIEAIALDAGYLTTPICKALHDINVFAVIGHRAFTPVKGLFAKWRFKYALESDVYICPQKHKLTYSTTDRNGYRMYKSNKEICKTCPRLTECTRSKNHQKVISRHVWEESKEWVRQNRLSKSGKYLYRLRYQTIERSFADAKELHGLRYCRLRGRENVQEQVLMTATVQNIKKIALHLAKAS, via the exons ATGCATTACGAATTTGTGTGCCTCGATGAATTGGTCCCAGAGGACCATTTATTAAGGGTCATCCAAAAACATATAGATTTCTCTTTCATCCGAGAAAAAGTACGTCAATATTATTGCGAGGATAACGGTAGACCTTCCATTGATCCTATTGTTTTATTTAAAATGATTTTCATTGGATACCTTTACGGTATCCGCTCAGAGAGGCAGCTCGAAAAAGAAATCCAGACTAATATCGCCTACCGTTGGTTTCTTGGCCTTTCTTTAACAGATCGAGTTCCAGATCACACAACAATCAGTTGGAATCGTCGAACCCGTTTTAAAAATACAAATGTTTTTCAGGAGATTTTTGATGAAATTGTGCGTTTGGCGATTCAGCATCGAATGGTCGCTGGACGTGTATTGATAAGTGATTCCACGCATCTTAAAGCAAATGCGAATAAACGAAAATTTAAGAAGCATGTCATCGAGAAAACGAGTCGTGCCTATCTCAAAGATTTAGAGGCAGCAATTAATGAAGACCGCGAAGTACATGGAAAAAAGG GATTAAAGCCTAGAGAGGGTGTGAAGGAAGAAAAGGAAATCAAGGTGAGTACTACTGATCCAGAAAGTGGCTACATGGTTCGAGACAGCAAGCCCGAAGGCTTTTTCTATCTCGATCACCGGACCGTCGATCATAAGTACAATATTATTACCGATGTCCATGTCACTGCTGGCAATGTCCATGATTCCGTTCCTTACATAGATAGGCTGAATCTCCAAATCGAGAAGTTTGGGTTTAAGGATACAATTGAAGCAATTGCATTAGATGCTGGTTACTTAACTACTCCAATCTGCAAGGCACTTCACGATATAAATGTATTTGCTGTCATCGGTCATCGTGCCTTTACACCTGTTAAAGGCCTTTTTGCTAAATGGCGTTTTAAATATGCTCTGGAGTCCGATGTGTACATATGCCCTCAAAAACATAAGCTTACTTATTCGACTACTGATCGAAACGGATACAGGATGTATAAGTCCAATAAAGAAATTTGTAAAACTTGTCCAAGGCTTACTGAGTGTACCCGATCTAAAAATCACCAAAAGGTGATAAGCAGGCACGTTTGGGAAGAGAGTAAGGAATGGGTTCGACAGAACCGTTTAAGTAAATCAGGGAAATATTTGTATAGATTAAGATACCAAACCATAGAGCGAAGCTTTGCAGATGCTAAAGAACTGCATGGGCTTCGCTATTGTAGGTTACGCGGACGTGAAAATGTCCAAGAGCAGGTATTGATGACAGCAACAGTTCAAAACATTAAAAAGATAGCACTACACCTAGCGAAAGCAAGTTAG
- a CDS encoding RNA ligase family protein, with protein sequence MNPIIPMEPISCENIPQGDEWIAQVKWDGVRILTYFDGQGTRLYNRRINERTHQYPELAHIQTYCNARSVILDGEVIALGTDGKPSFHEVMRRDGIRRLEKVSQAQKAVPITYMIFDVIFTNNEWKIDLTLSERINLLQEIIIPNDHVQLVDGHDNGNAMYEIIKQHGMEGIVMKNLNSKYVIGGKEKQWQKKKYYRDTIAVVGGVTLRDNVVNSLLLGLYDLEGRLFYIGHAGTGKLTRNDWMALTEKIVPLIQNDMPFVNTPARFKSAVWLRPTVTVKVQFAEWTEGYTLRQPSIQAVVDVPVDYCVLE encoded by the coding sequence ATGAATCCAATTATACCTATGGAGCCAATAAGCTGTGAGAATATACCCCAAGGGGACGAGTGGATTGCCCAAGTTAAATGGGATGGGGTTCGAATCCTGACTTACTTTGATGGACAGGGAACTCGTTTATACAATCGGAGAATAAATGAGCGGACCCACCAATACCCAGAGTTAGCTCACATACAGACATATTGCAATGCTCGCTCGGTGATCTTAGATGGAGAAGTGATTGCATTAGGAACTGACGGAAAACCGTCATTTCATGAAGTGATGCGGCGGGATGGGATTAGACGATTGGAGAAAGTCAGCCAGGCACAGAAGGCTGTCCCTATTACCTATATGATCTTTGATGTCATATTTACAAATAATGAGTGGAAAATCGATCTTACATTGAGCGAACGTATCAACTTATTACAAGAAATCATTATTCCCAATGACCATGTACAATTGGTTGATGGTCATGATAATGGAAATGCTATGTATGAGATCATTAAGCAGCACGGTATGGAAGGCATAGTTATGAAGAATCTAAACAGCAAATATGTCATTGGTGGGAAAGAGAAGCAATGGCAAAAGAAAAAATACTATCGTGACACCATAGCTGTCGTTGGGGGGGTTACGCTGCGTGATAACGTTGTGAATTCCCTCTTGTTAGGGCTGTATGATCTGGAAGGGCGCCTATTTTATATAGGCCACGCAGGAACAGGCAAATTAACTCGAAATGACTGGATGGCCTTGACGGAAAAGATTGTACCTTTGATACAAAATGATATGCCATTTGTAAATACCCCAGCAAGGTTCAAGAGTGCTGTGTGGTTAAGACCAACTGTCACGGTTAAGGTACAATTCGCGGAATGGACAGAAGGCTATACGTTGCGGCAACCGAGTATTCAAGCAGTTGTTGATGTACCTGTTGATTACTGTGTATTGGAGTAG